A window of Eikenella corrodens contains these coding sequences:
- a CDS encoding M91 family zinc metallopeptidase, whose protein sequence is MTIHQEQSVRNALNYLRQSSTAREVLDKVSHQEKAPDIVLTNGGNAYYPSPVKVNGHVVPKSEWHSVRWNPDRSMGIRSGNGDGHRSPALGLFQELAHSADTNRNKVIDTNEYRSSSDSYLRGMLNSKERYSTELEQKVARELGEPIRNLYIDAYSINKRAENVASVAYLCSVCAERTHAVSGSPSPSGYLKTQFQRS, encoded by the coding sequence GTGACTATACATCAAGAACAGTCTGTTAGAAATGCTTTAAATTATCTTCGTCAGAGTTCTACTGCTCGTGAAGTGTTAGATAAAGTATCACATCAAGAGAAAGCTCCGGATATTGTTTTAACCAATGGAGGTAACGCCTATTACCCCTCTCCTGTTAAAGTTAATGGGCACGTAGTTCCTAAATCTGAGTGGCATTCCGTTCGTTGGAATCCCGATCGCTCTATGGGGATAAGATCGGGTAATGGGGATGGTCATCGCTCTCCTGCACTTGGTCTTTTCCAAGAACTAGCCCACTCGGCTGACACCAATAGAAACAAAGTAATCGATACGAATGAATACAGATCATCAAGTGATTCTTATTTAAGAGGTATGCTTAATTCAAAAGAACGGTATTCAACTGAATTAGAACAAAAAGTTGCTCGTGAACTTGGAGAACCTATAAGAAATTTATATATTGATGCATATTCAATAAATAAACGAGCTGAAAATGTAGCAAGCGTAGCCTACTTGTGTAGTGTGTGTGCGGAACGCACGCACGCGGTTTCAGGTAGCCCTTCCCCTTCAGGCTATCTGAAAACGCAGTTTCAACGAAGTTAA
- the rpsA gene encoding 30S ribosomal protein S1 — protein MENFAQLLEEYSAVQEMNQGEVITAEVVAITDKHVIVNAGLKSESLIDLNEFKNAQGELEVKVGDFVTVTIESVENGFGETKLSREKAKRAADWLALEEAMESGEILSGVINGKVKGGLTVMINSIRAFLPGSLVDVRPVKDTSHFEGKEVEFKVIKLDRKRNNVVVSRRAVLEETLGEERQALLETLQEGTVVKGIVKNITDYGAFVDLGGIDGLLHITDLAWRRVKHPSEVLEVGQEVEAKVLKFDQDRSRVSLGMKQLGEDPWSGLARRYPARTRLFGKVTNLTDYGAFVEIEQGIEGLVHVSEMDWTNKNVHPSKVVQLGDEVEVMILDIDEDRRRISLGMKQCQANPWEEFAANFNKGDKLTGAVKSITDFGIFVGLPGNIDGLVHLSDLSWSESGEEAVRKYKKGEDVEAVVLSIDVEKERISLGIKQLEGDPFGSYISINDKGALVKGTVKSVEAKGAEVQLADEVVAYLPASEFDSERVEDLTTKLKEGDEVEAVIVTVDRKNRNIKLSVKARTAKESREALNTVNAAASHAGTTSLGDLLKAKLGGENE, from the coding sequence ATGGAAAATTTTGCCCAGTTACTGGAAGAATACTCAGCCGTACAAGAAATGAACCAGGGCGAGGTGATTACCGCCGAAGTGGTGGCGATTACCGACAAACACGTTATCGTGAACGCCGGCCTGAAATCCGAATCCCTGATTGATTTGAACGAATTCAAAAACGCCCAGGGCGAACTGGAAGTTAAAGTCGGCGATTTCGTTACCGTAACCATCGAATCCGTAGAAAACGGCTTCGGCGAAACCAAACTCTCCCGCGAAAAAGCCAAACGCGCTGCCGATTGGCTGGCTTTGGAAGAAGCCATGGAAAGCGGCGAGATTCTCTCCGGCGTGATCAACGGCAAGGTCAAAGGCGGCCTCACCGTGATGATCAACAGCATCCGCGCTTTCCTGCCAGGCTCTCTGGTAGACGTGCGCCCGGTGAAAGACACTTCTCACTTTGAAGGCAAAGAAGTTGAATTCAAAGTGATCAAACTGGATCGCAAACGCAACAACGTAGTGGTATCCCGCCGCGCCGTGCTGGAAGAAACCCTGGGCGAAGAGCGTCAGGCTCTGCTGGAAACCCTGCAGGAAGGCACTGTGGTGAAAGGTATCGTGAAGAACATCACCGACTACGGCGCATTCGTAGACTTGGGCGGTATCGACGGCCTGCTGCACATCACCGATTTGGCATGGCGCCGCGTGAAACACCCCAGCGAAGTGCTGGAAGTGGGCCAGGAAGTAGAAGCCAAAGTATTGAAATTCGACCAAGACCGCAGCCGCGTATCTTTGGGTATGAAACAGCTGGGCGAAGACCCCTGGAGCGGCCTCGCTCGCCGTTACCCTGCCCGCACCCGCCTGTTCGGCAAGGTAACCAACCTTACCGACTACGGCGCATTCGTTGAAATCGAACAAGGCATCGAAGGCTTGGTGCACGTTTCCGAAATGGACTGGACCAACAAAAACGTTCACCCGAGCAAAGTGGTTCAGCTGGGCGACGAAGTAGAAGTGATGATTCTGGACATCGACGAAGATCGCCGCCGCATCAGCCTGGGCATGAAACAATGCCAGGCCAATCCGTGGGAAGAATTTGCCGCCAACTTCAACAAAGGCGACAAACTCACCGGCGCGGTTAAATCCATCACCGATTTCGGTATTTTCGTGGGCCTGCCCGGCAACATCGATGGCCTGGTACACCTCTCCGACCTCTCTTGGAGCGAAAGCGGCGAAGAAGCCGTACGCAAATACAAAAAAGGCGAAGATGTGGAAGCCGTTGTATTGTCTATCGATGTAGAGAAAGAACGCATCAGCTTGGGCATCAAACAGCTCGAAGGCGACCCCTTCGGCAGCTACATCAGCATCAACGACAAAGGCGCCTTGGTGAAAGGCACCGTGAAATCTGTTGAAGCCAAAGGCGCCGAAGTGCAGCTGGCCGACGAAGTAGTGGCCTACCTGCCTGCTTCCGAGTTCGACAGCGAGCGCGTGGAAGACTTGACCACCAAGCTAAAAGAAGGCGACGAAGTGGAAGCCGTCATCGTTACCGTAGACCGCAAAAACCGCAATATCAAGCTGTCGGTAAAAGCCCGCACGGCCAAAGAAAGCCGCGAAGCGCTCAACACCGTGAACGCAGCGGCCAGCCATGCCGGCACCACCAGCCTGGGCGATTTGCTCAAGGCCAAGCTGGGCGGCGAAAACGAATAA
- the cueR gene encoding Cu(I)-responsive transcriptional regulator → MMNISQAAAESGLSAKQIRDYEKHGLIAPAARSEAGYHRYGQADLTRLRFIRHAREVGFSLPQIGQLLSLQHNPQRTSREVKTLTARHIAELEAKIERLQGMVAELQRWHDACAGDDCPDCAILAGLEER, encoded by the coding sequence ATGATGAACATCAGCCAGGCCGCGGCCGAGAGCGGCCTTTCCGCCAAACAAATCCGCGACTACGAAAAGCACGGCCTAATCGCCCCGGCCGCGCGCAGCGAAGCGGGCTACCACCGCTACGGACAGGCCGACCTTACCCGGCTGCGCTTTATCCGCCATGCGCGGGAAGTGGGCTTTTCGCTGCCGCAGATCGGGCAGCTTTTGAGCCTGCAACACAACCCGCAGCGCACCAGCCGCGAAGTGAAAACGCTCACCGCGCGGCACATCGCCGAGCTGGAAGCCAAAATCGAACGCCTGCAGGGCATGGTGGCCGAGCTGCAACGCTGGCACGATGCCTGCGCGGGAGACGACTGCCCGGATTGTGCGATTTTGGCCGGGCTGGAGGAGCGTTAG
- a CDS encoding heavy metal translocating P-type ATPase → MQQKVRFQIEGMTCQACASRIEKVLNKKDFVESAGVNFASEEAQVVFDDSQTSAADIAKIIEKTGYGAKEKTEDALPQPEETAHVSWRLWLLFAINVPFLIGMAGMMIGRNDWMIPPLWQFALASVVQLWLAIPFYKSAWASIKGGLANMDVLVTIGTVSIYLYSVYMLFFSPHAAHGMAHVYFEAGVMVIGFVSLGKFLEHRTKKSSLNSLGLLLKLTPTQVNVQRDGEWKQLPIDQVQIGDLIRANHGERIAADGIIESGSGWADESHLTGESNPEEKKAGGKVLAGALMTEGSVVYRATQLGSQTLLGDMMNALSEAQGSKAPIARVADKAAAVFVPAVVGIALLTFIATWLVKGDWTVALMHAVAVLVIACPCALGLATPAAIMVGMGKAVKHGIWFKDAAAMEEAAHVDAVVLDKTGTLTEGRPQVAAVYCVPDSGFDEDALYRIAAAVEQNAAHPLARAIVSAAQERGLEIPAAQNAQTVVGAGITAEVEGVGLVKAGKAEFAELTLPKFSDGVWDIASIVAVSVDNKPIGAFALADALKADTAEAIGRLKKHNIDVYIMSGDNQGTVEYVAKQLGIAHAFGNMSPRDKSAEVQKLKAAGKTVAMVGDGINDAPALAAANVSFAMKGGADVAEHTASATLMQHSVNQLADALLVSQATLKNIKQNLFFAFFYNILGIPLAALGFLNPIIAGAAMAASSVSVLSNALRLKRVNME, encoded by the coding sequence ATGCAACAAAAAGTCCGTTTCCAAATCGAAGGCATGACCTGTCAGGCCTGCGCTTCGCGCATTGAAAAAGTGTTGAACAAAAAAGACTTTGTTGAATCGGCGGGGGTGAACTTCGCCAGCGAGGAGGCGCAGGTGGTGTTTGACGATAGCCAAACCTCCGCCGCCGACATCGCCAAAATCATCGAGAAAACCGGTTACGGTGCAAAAGAAAAAACGGAAGACGCGCTGCCGCAACCCGAAGAAACCGCGCATGTAAGCTGGCGGCTGTGGCTGCTGTTCGCCATCAACGTCCCGTTCCTTATCGGCATGGCGGGGATGATGATCGGCAGAAACGATTGGATGATTCCGCCGTTGTGGCAGTTCGCATTGGCGAGTGTGGTGCAGCTTTGGCTGGCAATCCCGTTTTACAAAAGCGCGTGGGCGAGTATTAAAGGCGGGCTGGCGAATATGGACGTGCTCGTTACCATTGGCACGGTGTCGATTTACCTGTATTCCGTCTATATGTTATTTTTCAGCCCGCACGCGGCGCACGGCATGGCGCATGTGTATTTTGAAGCGGGCGTGATGGTGATTGGTTTTGTGTCGCTGGGCAAATTTTTAGAACACCGCACCAAAAAATCCAGCCTGAACAGCTTGGGCTTGCTTTTGAAACTTACGCCGACCCAAGTCAACGTGCAACGCGATGGCGAATGGAAACAACTGCCCATCGACCAAGTGCAAATCGGCGACCTTATCCGCGCCAACCACGGCGAACGCATTGCCGCCGACGGCATTATCGAAAGCGGCAGCGGCTGGGCGGACGAGAGCCATCTCACCGGCGAATCCAATCCCGAAGAGAAAAAGGCGGGCGGCAAAGTGTTGGCGGGCGCGCTGATGACCGAAGGCAGCGTGGTGTACCGCGCCACGCAGCTCGGCAGCCAAACCCTGCTCGGCGACATGATGAACGCGCTGTCCGAAGCGCAGGGCAGCAAGGCGCCGATTGCGCGCGTGGCGGACAAGGCGGCGGCGGTGTTCGTGCCTGCCGTCGTGGGCATCGCGCTTTTGACCTTTATCGCCACTTGGCTGGTTAAGGGCGATTGGACGGTGGCGTTGATGCACGCCGTTGCCGTTTTGGTAATTGCCTGCCCGTGCGCACTCGGTCTAGCGACGCCCGCCGCGATTATGGTCGGCATGGGCAAGGCGGTGAAACACGGTATTTGGTTTAAAGATGCGGCGGCGATGGAAGAAGCCGCCCACGTCGATGCCGTCGTGTTGGACAAAACCGGCACGCTGACCGAAGGCAGGCCGCAGGTTGCCGCCGTTTATTGCGTGCCTGACAGCGGTTTTGACGAAGACGCTTTGTACCGCATCGCCGCCGCCGTCGAACAAAACGCCGCCCACCCGCTCGCCCGCGCCATTGTGTCCGCCGCCCAAGAGCGCGGTTTGGAGATTCCCGCCGCACAAAACGCGCAAACCGTTGTCGGCGCAGGTATTACCGCCGAGGTCGAAGGCGTGGGTTTGGTGAAAGCGGGCAAAGCCGAATTTGCCGAACTGACCTTGCCGAAGTTTTCAGACGGCGTTTGGGACATTGCCAGCATTGTCGCAGTTTCAGTTGACAACAAACCTATCGGCGCATTCGCACTCGCCGACGCGTTGAAAGCCGATACCGCCGAAGCCATAGGCCGTCTGAAAAAACACAATATCGATGTCTATATTATGAGCGGCGACAACCAAGGTACGGTCGAATATGTCGCCAAACAACTGGGTATCGCACACGCCTTCGGCAATATGAGTCCGCGCGACAAATCAGCCGAAGTGCAGAAACTCAAAGCTGCCGGCAAAACCGTGGCGATGGTTGGCGACGGTATCAACGACGCACCCGCACTCGCCGCCGCCAACGTCAGCTTCGCCATGAAAGGAGGTGCGGACGTTGCCGAACACACCGCATCCGCCACGCTGATGCAGCATTCGGTCAACCAGCTCGCCGATGCCCTGCTGGTATCGCAGGCCACTTTAAAAAACATCAAGCAAAACCTGTTTTTCGCCTTTTTCTACAATATTTTAGGCATCCCGCTCGCCGCGCTTGGCTTCTTAAATCCCATCATCGCAGGCGCGGCAATGGCGGCAAGTTCGGTTTCGGTGTTGAGCAATGCGTTGAGGTTGAAACGGGTAAATATGGAGTGA
- a CDS encoding integration host factor subunit beta, with protein sequence MTKSELMAHLAEKYLAQGHSRLAVKDVEQSVKVLVDAMTRALARGQRIEIRGFGSFDLNHRPARIGRNPKTGEKVNVPEKYVPHFKAGKELRERVDQAAK encoded by the coding sequence ATGACCAAATCAGAGTTGATGGCCCATCTGGCCGAGAAGTATCTGGCTCAAGGGCATTCCCGCCTGGCTGTTAAGGATGTGGAGCAAAGCGTGAAGGTTTTGGTGGATGCCATGACCCGTGCGCTGGCTCGTGGTCAGCGTATCGAGATTCGCGGGTTCGGCAGTTTCGACCTGAACCACCGTCCGGCACGCATCGGCCGCAACCCGAAAACCGGCGAAAAAGTGAACGTGCCCGAAAAATACGTGCCGCACTTCAAAGCCGGCAAGGAATTGCGCGAACGCGTAGACCAAGCCGCCAAGTAA
- the cmk gene encoding (d)CMP kinase produces the protein MPQKVIAIDGPSASGKGTVAQRVADALGWRYLDSGALYRITALYARNRQTAWDNEAAVAALAQALLVEFAEGAVLLDGEDVSAAIRSEEIGMGASRVAALPAVRAALLQRQRAFLTEQGLVADGRDMGSVVFPDAVLKVFLTASPQVRAERRAKQIGVPLAGAGFERILADIEARDEADRNRAVAPLQKLPEAHLLDTSALTIEESVKKVLDWYREK, from the coding sequence ATGCCGCAGAAAGTAATCGCAATCGACGGGCCGAGCGCATCGGGCAAAGGCACGGTGGCGCAGCGGGTGGCGGATGCCTTGGGCTGGCGTTATCTGGATTCGGGCGCGCTCTACCGCATCACCGCGCTCTATGCGCGCAACCGCCAAACCGCTTGGGATAACGAAGCTGCGGTGGCCGCGCTGGCGCAGGCTTTGCTGGTGGAGTTTGCCGAGGGCGCGGTGCTGTTGGACGGGGAAGATGTTTCCGCCGCCATCCGCAGCGAAGAAATCGGCATGGGGGCATCACGGGTGGCGGCGCTGCCGGCGGTGCGTGCGGCTTTGTTGCAGCGGCAGCGCGCGTTTCTAACCGAACAGGGGCTGGTGGCCGACGGGCGCGATATGGGCTCGGTGGTCTTCCCCGATGCCGTGCTCAAGGTTTTCCTCACCGCTTCGCCGCAGGTGCGTGCCGAACGCCGTGCCAAACAAATCGGCGTACCGCTTGCGGGCGCGGGTTTCGAGCGCATTTTGGCCGATATCGAAGCGCGCGACGAAGCCGACCGCAACCGCGCCGTTGCGCCGCTGCAAAAGTTGCCTGAAGCCCATCTGCTCGACACTTCGGCGCTGACGATTGAAGAATCGGTAAAAAAAGTGCTTGATTGGTATCGGGAAAAATAA
- a CDS encoding heavy-metal-associated domain-containing protein produces MQTITLNIEGMTCGGCVKSVTSILEGVNGVDKAEVSLENKNAVVEFDPAQTNPAALIEAVEDGGFDAAL; encoded by the coding sequence ATGCAAACCATCACATTAAACATCGAAGGCATGACCTGCGGCGGCTGCGTGAAAAGCGTTACCAGCATCCTCGAAGGCGTAAACGGCGTGGACAAGGCCGAAGTGAGCCTGGAAAACAAGAACGCCGTCGTGGAATTCGACCCCGCCCAAACCAACCCCGCCGCGCTGATAGAAGCGGTGGAAGACGGCGGCTTTGATGCGGCTTTGTAA
- a CDS encoding IS5 family transposase (programmed frameshift), which translates to MKYENLIQRSDSEFKRLTGVTPVLFHEMLQVTTEAESRKVKSGRPHTLGLADQLLLTLSYLRHYHTQLELAAIYGLSESNVCRTIRKTEDALIRCKRFSLPKHKNPGDQTVIIDVTESPIERPKKQRQYYSGKKRRHTVKIRVIYGRETEKIISIRTGMGARHDMRLAKRHLAELYPYKIVIADKGYQGLAKTGLQTPKKKSKRHPPDKQDKEANRRLGKLRTVIEHINRKLKIFKILSLPYRNRRKRFGLRANLIAGLVNAMG; encoded by the exons ATGAAATACGAAAACCTCATCCAAAGAAGCGATAGCGAATTCAAACGGCTCACAGGTGTAACGCCCGTCCTTTTTCACGAAATGCTGCAAGTCACCACAGAAGCAGAAAGCCGGAAGGTCAAGTCAGGCAGGCCGCATACGCTCGGTTTGGCAGACCAACTGCTGCTTACCCTAAGCTATCTGCGTCATTACCATACCCAACTCGAATTGGCCGCCATCTACGGCCTTTCCGAAAGCAATGTCTGCCGCACCATCCGTAAAACCGAGGACGCCCTCATCCGTTGCAAACGCTTCTCCCTGCCAAAGCACAAGAATCCGGGCGACCAAACGGTCATCATTGACGTTACCGAAAGCCCGATTGAACGT CCAAAAAAACAGCGGCAGTATTACAGCGGCAAGAAAAGGCGGCACACGGTTAAAATCCGGGTCATATACGGCAGGGAAACGGAAAAAATCATCAGCATCCGGACGGGGATGGGTGCCCGGCATGACATGCGTTTAGCCAAGAGGCACCTTGCAGAGCTTTATCCCTACAAAATAGTCATTGCGGATAAGGGTTATCAAGGATTGGCCAAAACCGGATTACAGACCCCGAAAAAGAAATCCAAACGTCATCCGCCGGACAAACAGGATAAAGAGGCGAACAGGCGGTTAGGCAAACTCAGAACCGTCATCGAGCACATCAACAGGAAACTGAAGATATTCAAAATATTGTCGCTGCCTTACCGCAACAGGCGGAAACGGTTCGGGTTAAGGGCAAATCTGATTGCAGGACTGGTTAATGCGATGGGATGA
- the ligA gene encoding NAD-dependent DNA ligase LigA: MTPQQRIRTLVQTLNRYAHEYYTLDAPSVPDAEYDRLYRELEALEAEHPQFRLPESPTQRVGGAVLDGFEPVVHAVPMLSLNNAFSPRNDDTGAFDHAEFLAFDERVCKELGVAQVEYAAEPKFDGLAVSLLYQNGILVQAATRGDGTTGENVTENIKTVRNIPLKLHGEKQPALLEVRGEVLMLKADFAALNQRQLDAGQKPFANPRNAAAGSLRQLDSKITAQRKLHFFAYSIAQLSGAERLPESHIEELALLHELGFSLPEGYVGAYTGAAAVLREYERLAEHRPRLPYEIDGMVVKVNSLAEQKKLGFVSRAPRWAIAQKFPAEEALTTVEAIDVQVGRTGAITPVARLAPVFVGGVTVTNATLHNQDEVARKDVRVGDTVVVRRAGDVIPEVVRVLLERRPMQPVDLLGEQMEAKYEPFKLPETCPVCGSAVEREEGEAVARCTGGMLCQAQRAQGLIHFASRKAMDIAGLGDKQIEALVAADVLHSFADIYQLDIAQLQTIKDSKSAATKWAQNILDSIAQSRTPPLARFLFALGIRHVGESTAKQLASTFGNLDTVRRAPEPILACLPDIGSVVAHAITHYFRQPAQQKMLDDLLQHVAPQAAAPSPQTRTHAAPEQWLQRLPDIKFSEKRAAELWQLAGSLHALQTDQALPQEWQDWRRQPAHAALLQNIIAFTEGLPESSADNVSGSLHPENSPIAGKTFVLTGTLPTLKRDQAAALIEAAGGKVSGSVSKKTDFVVAGEAAGSKLEKAQALGVAVLSEEELLGMLGGTD, encoded by the coding sequence ATGACCCCCCAACAACGCATCCGCACCCTCGTGCAAACGCTCAACCGCTACGCCCACGAATACTATACTTTGGACGCGCCCAGCGTGCCCGATGCCGAATACGACCGGCTCTACCGCGAGCTGGAGGCCCTGGAAGCCGAGCATCCGCAGTTCAGGCTGCCCGAAAGTCCCACGCAGCGGGTGGGCGGCGCGGTGCTGGACGGCTTTGAACCCGTGGTGCACGCCGTGCCGATGTTGTCGCTGAACAACGCGTTTTCGCCGCGAAATGACGACACGGGCGCGTTCGACCACGCCGAATTTTTGGCGTTTGACGAGCGCGTGTGCAAGGAATTGGGCGTGGCGCAGGTGGAATACGCCGCCGAGCCAAAGTTTGACGGGCTGGCGGTCAGCCTGTTGTATCAAAACGGGATTTTGGTGCAGGCAGCCACGCGCGGCGACGGCACCACGGGTGAAAACGTAACCGAAAACATCAAAACCGTGCGCAATATCCCGCTGAAACTGCATGGCGAAAAGCAGCCTGCACTTTTGGAAGTGCGCGGCGAAGTGCTGATGCTCAAAGCCGATTTTGCCGCGCTGAACCAACGCCAGCTCGACGCCGGCCAAAAACCCTTCGCCAACCCGCGCAACGCCGCCGCAGGCAGCCTGCGCCAGCTCGATTCCAAAATCACCGCGCAGCGCAAACTGCATTTTTTTGCTTACAGTATCGCCCAGCTTTCCGGCGCAGAAAGGCTGCCTGAAAGCCATATCGAAGAACTCGCGCTGCTGCACGAACTCGGCTTTTCGCTGCCCGAAGGCTATGTCGGCGCGTACACCGGAGCGGCGGCCGTGTTGCGCGAATACGAACGGCTGGCCGAACACCGCCCCCGCCTGCCGTATGAAATCGACGGCATGGTGGTCAAAGTGAACTCGTTGGCCGAACAAAAAAAACTCGGCTTTGTGTCGCGCGCGCCGCGTTGGGCGATTGCGCAAAAATTCCCCGCCGAAGAAGCACTCACCACCGTGGAAGCGATTGACGTGCAAGTCGGCCGCACCGGCGCAATCACCCCCGTGGCGCGGCTGGCGCCCGTGTTCGTGGGCGGCGTTACCGTGACCAACGCCACGCTGCACAACCAAGACGAAGTGGCCCGCAAAGACGTGCGCGTGGGCGACACCGTGGTCGTGCGCCGCGCAGGCGACGTGATTCCCGAAGTGGTGCGCGTGCTGTTGGAACGCCGCCCGATGCAGCCTGTTGATTTATTGGGCGAACAAATGGAAGCGAAGTACGAACCGTTCAAGCTACCTGAAACCTGCCCCGTGTGCGGCAGCGCCGTCGAACGCGAAGAAGGCGAAGCCGTTGCCCGCTGCACCGGCGGCATGCTCTGCCAAGCCCAGCGCGCACAAGGGCTTATCCACTTCGCCAGCCGCAAAGCCATGGACATCGCCGGGCTGGGCGACAAGCAAATCGAAGCTCTCGTCGCCGCCGACGTATTGCACAGCTTTGCCGATATTTACCAACTGGACATCGCCCAACTGCAAACCATCAAAGACAGCAAATCCGCCGCCACCAAATGGGCGCAGAACATCTTGGACAGCATCGCCCAAAGCCGCACCCCGCCGCTCGCCCGCTTCCTGTTCGCCCTCGGCATCCGCCACGTCGGCGAAAGCACCGCCAAACAGCTGGCATCCACGTTCGGCAACCTCGACACCGTGCGCCGCGCCCCCGAACCCATACTCGCCTGCCTGCCCGACATCGGCAGCGTCGTTGCCCACGCCATCACCCACTATTTCAGGCAGCCTGCACAACAAAAAATGTTGGACGACCTATTGCAACACGTCGCCCCGCAAGCCGCCGCCCCGTCACCCCAAACCCGCACCCACGCCGCGCCCGAACAATGGCTGCAACGCCTGCCCGACATCAAGTTCAGCGAAAAACGCGCCGCCGAACTCTGGCAGCTCGCCGGCAGCCTGCACGCCCTGCAAACCGACCAAGCCCTGCCGCAAGAATGGCAAGACTGGCGCAGGCAGCCTGCACACGCCGCCTTGCTGCAAAACATCATCGCCTTCACCGAAGGGCTGCCTGAAAGCAGCGCAGACAACGTTTCAGGCAGCCTGCACCCCGAAAACAGCCCCATCGCTGGCAAAACCTTTGTCCTGACCGGCACCCTGCCCACCCTGAAACGCGACCAAGCCGCCGCCCTCATCGAAGCCGCCGGCGGCAAAGTGAGCGGCAGCGTATCCAAAAAAACCGATTTCGTGGTGGCGGGCGAGGCCGCAGGCAGCAAACTGGAAAAGGCGCAGGCACTGGGCGTGGCCGTGCTGAGCGAGGAAGAGTTGCTGGGGATGCTGGGGGGAACGGATTAG